In Triticum aestivum cultivar Chinese Spring chromosome 5B, IWGSC CS RefSeq v2.1, whole genome shotgun sequence, the following proteins share a genomic window:
- the LOC123111271 gene encoding uncharacterized protein isoform X2 has protein sequence MPTLGGGSAGSGHGVIKGKKGNAIADSNDPARAFANKFRVTYGKDESEANSEDWNSILSIEKMLSLPPDREPKEYFTELDQNLYKVVKTIEGRKLEPKRERLVKDLRLLIEQFLEMMETGVFLNEDRQRAALQAKDWLEKKLKVQSSVPLYEDPVLKCSDLDRWIKNLSSRKNS, from the exons ATGCCCACGCTCGGCGGGGGTTCTGCGGGATCTGGACACGGCGTCATCAAG GGGAAGAAAGGGAACGCGATTGCTGACAGTAATGACCCTGCTAGAGCGTTTGCAAACAAGTTTAGAGTCACATATGGAAAGGACGAGTCTGAGGCGAATTCTGAAGATTGGAATAGCATTCTCTCCATAGAAAAGATGCTGAGCCTTCCTCCTGATCGTGAACCGAAGGAGTATTTCACGGAATTGGACCAAAATCTGTATAAA GTAGTCAAAACCATTGAAGGAAGGAAATTGGAACCCAAGAGAGAAAGATTGGTGAAGGACCTACGACTTTTGATAGAGCAGTTCCTTGAGATGATGGAAACTGGCGTATTTCTCAATGAGGACAGACAG AGAGCAGCTTTGCAAGCAAAAGACTGGCTCGAGAAGAAGCTGAAGGTGCAGAGCTCGGTTCCATTATATGAAGATCCTGTCCTAAAATGTTCTGATTTAGACAGGTGGATTAAAAATCTATCATCTAGGAAGAACTCTTGA
- the LOC123111271 gene encoding uncharacterized protein isoform X1: MLIKLIKDAARAGIYMRSDNLYLSAFSNKDDEIFELVTHPSYRIIKDSIPFGCSTEYPSMMNYERTKYVPADQTEKRLLEIILNMDKFEHGVEVLSNYDHAIMSDPLVSQDVRQQKIQEVQEALARKAVVLGEVSRIVELFLSVIQKWKEGRSFLTKLLFEYMMHWKVMSDKVRNGSVDDQFSKEIESVILLKFRSDAIKLLNVVCNSKGPGLDKKRPTEPGDDDKGSEDPGDDDKRSEDPGDDDKGSEDPCDNDKGSEVPGSSYGLTGHDKDKKGNRPGSEPFDSCDVNLEGGREGGEQKNYNDSMPGISSRPLDSCDVNLEGAREGGKQKENDSMPGTSDMSKIAIAFMLGLAVNKNLLEPLIRKRSLEPFVITKKGVNFSIISRRSVEPLPLLPGSPGSEHATGLGQVLPLIPDSSMSLHGHGLDPLLLPGTIPRGPAVSSFGRSLHGHGLDLIVPRMLPWIIPPVLAVSSSGRGLEMVLEPSRYKTPDFSLISLDEPDLGEAQERISASGSSSASGSSTEEDMVSFFQEFISSESYPLSTGQTLLEIFCIHTNLSLIKTIVLYDDRGGNLIYESKKGEKEQFIKRRSNWLSEHTGKKQSAFIDCLVLEGPSRPMTAHADLWIVQIDVPAESSFIKLEDEDPEVPGSVFEATLLLDDDYIDKTNSSLISLRGGFLNITLVTFSNAVSSSVRLAFHVSPISSFGDCPKVEGDLALYVENYPVGFSILKNQVEDDAVHLVRLGPSVFELPLTRHVLALPIGSTVHVLGTLKLPSLEVCVDQHLRLDKNVIRAEWHMDSSVSAAIWIESSSCF, translated from the exons ATGTTGATTAAATTGATAAAAGATGCTGCCCGAGCCGGTATTTACATGAGAAGTGATAATCTATACCTTTCTGCTTTTAGTAACAAAGATGATGAAATCTTTGAGCTTGTGACGCATCCTTCTTACCGAATAATCAAAGATTCTATTCCATTCGGATGTAGCACGGAGTACCCCAGCATGATGAACTATGAAAGAACTAAATATGTTCCAGCAGATCAAACTGAGAAGAGGTTGCTGGAGATAATTCTTAACATGGATAAATTTGAACATGGCGTTGAAGTGCTGTCAAATTATGACCATGCCATTATGTCAGATCCGCTTGTGAGCCAGGATGTGAGACAACAAAAGATTCAAGAAGTCCAAGAGGCTTTAGCTCGAAAGGCAGTGGTTCTAGGGGAAGTTTCCCGCATTGTAGAGTTATTCTTATCTGTGATTCAGAAATGGAAGGAAGGCCGTTCATTCCTTACAAAACTGTTGTTTGAGTATATGATGCATTGGAAAGTTATGTCAGATAAGGTTCGCAATGGTAGTGTTGATGATCAGTTTAGCAAAGAAATTGAGTCTGTAATCTTGCTGAAGTTCAGATCTGATGCAATTAAGCTTCTCAATGTGGTGTGCAACTCCAAGGGGCCTGGACTTGATAAGAAGAGACCCACGGAACCTGGTGATGATGACAAAGGATCAGAGGATCCTGGTGATGATGACAAAAGATCAGAGGATCCTGGTGACGATGACAAAGGATCAGAGGATCCTTGTGACAATGACAAAGGATCAGAGGTTCCTGGGTCAAGCTATGGACTGACTGGTCACGATAAGGATAAGAAAGGAAACAGACCTGGATCTGAACCATTTGATAGTTGCGATGTCAACCTGGAGGGTGGCCGTGAGGGTGGAGAACAGAAGAACTATAATGATAGCATGCCAGGGATAAGCTCTAGACCACTTGATAGTTGTGATGTcaacctggagggtgcccgcgagggTGGAAAACAGAAGGAGAATGATAGCATGCCAGGGACAAGTGACATGAGCAAAATCGCAATAGCTTTCATGCTAGGATTGGCTGTTAACAAGAACTTGCTCGAGCCTTTGATCAGGAAAAGAAGTTTAGAACCTTTCGTCATCACAAAAAAAGGGGTGAACTTCTCAATCATCAGCCGAAGGAGTGTGGAACCTTTGCCATTGCTACCTGGTTCTCCAGGATCTGAACATGCAACTGGTTTGGGTCAAGTGCTGCCATTAATACCAGATTCTTCAATGTCTTTACATGGACATGGTCTGGATCCGCTGCTGCTGCCAGGGACAATTCCACGTGGCCCTGCTGTCAGCTCGTTTGGACGGTCTTTACATGGACATGGTTTGGATCTGATTGTGCCGAGGATGCTGCCATGGATAATTCCACCTGTCCTTGCTGTCAGCTCTTCTGGACGTGGATTGGAGATGGTTCTAGAGCCGAGCCGCTATAAAACTCCTGATTTTTCCTTGATTTCTTTAGACGAACCAGATCTGGGTGAGGCGCAAGAACGGATCAGTGCTAGTGGGAGTTCGAGTGCTAGTGGGAGTTCGACCGAGGAAGATATGGTTAGCTTCTTCCAGGAATTTATCTCCTCGGAATCATATCCTCTTTCTACAGGCCAGACACTTCTTGAAATTTTCTGTATCCACACAAACTTGAGCTTGATAAAGACTATTGTTCTGTATGATGATCGAGGTGGTAATCTTATCTATGAGTCCAAGAAAGGAGAAAAGGAGCAGTTTATCAAAAGACGCTCTAATTGGTTGTCCGAGCATACAGGAAAAAAACAATCCGCTTTCATT GATTGCCTTGTTCTTGAAGGCCCAAGCCGTCCTATGACTGCTCATGCAGACTTGTGGATCGTTCAAATTGATGTGCCAGCTGAATCATCTTTTATTAAGCTTGAAGATGAAGATCCTGAAGTACCCGGGAGTGTATTTGAGGCCACATTACtgttggatgatgattacattgacaAAACCAATAGCAGTTTGATTTCTTTGAGAGGTGGCTTTCTGAATATTACATTGGTGACTTTCAGCAATGCAGTGTCATCATCAGTCAGATTGGCATTTCATGTTTCTCCTATTAGCAGTTTTGGTGATTGCCCTAAAGTGGAGGGTGACCTTGCATTATATGTTGAAAATTATCCAGTTGGTTTCAGTATCTTGAAGAATCAAGTCGAGGATGATGCTGTACATTTGGTGAGACTGGGTCCTTCTGTTTTCGAACTTCCCTTGACAAGGCATGTTCTTGCACTGCCCATTGGTTCTACTGTACATGTCTTAGGGACTTTGAAACTACCAAGTTTGGAAGTGTGTGTGGATCAGCATTTGCGGCTCGACAAGAACGTTATTCGGGCTGAATGGCATATGGATTCTAGCGTGAGTGCTGCTATATGGATTGAGTCAAGTTCATGTTTCTAG